A genome region from Hevea brasiliensis isolate MT/VB/25A 57/8 chromosome 9, ASM3005281v1, whole genome shotgun sequence includes the following:
- the LOC110644781 gene encoding cytochrome P450 94A1: MRLEMDFATFLLFLISVLIIICFFFISSTSPSASKTPCPESYPIIGNLPGFLRNRHRFHDWVTDMLSQTPSSTVQVNSFFSHGICTANPINVEHLLVTNFSNYVKGSRFLNVLYELLGHGIFNVDGHLWTLQRKIASHEFNTKSLKHFISDMVKSEMANTLLPNLSKACDENSVFDLEQVLGKFTFSTICKVAFGIDLQTMPYLPFAKAFDDAVENCFSRFLSPFPPIWKLKRLFNIGSEKRFKEDIKTINEFAMEIMKSKQQEENSSERVAKNQDLLSRFMLLSSNLEFQDQEHKTKFLRDIIISFVLAGKDTTSTALTWFFWLVAGNPRCAHLIYQELSEVASPPDAEAVPEARTFSYDELKKLHYLHAALSESMRLFPPVAINSRLTIDNDVLPDGTRVGKGWFADYSAYAMGRMERVWGQDCRAFKPERWLDIDRKYQPCDQFRFPVFHCGPRTCLGKDLASIQMKAIAAAVMYEFEIVPVDGGASAEKMMNPPYITTLLLKMKGGFPIRLKRRDRDGYI; encoded by the coding sequence ATGAGGTTGGAAATGGATTTCGCCACTTTCCTCCTCTTCTTGATCTCAGTCCTCATCATCATctgcttcttcttcatctcttctaCTTCTCCTTCTGCATCCAAAACTCCATGTCCAGAATCATACCCTATAATCGGGAACCTCCCAGGTTTCCTCCGCAACCGCCACCGCTTCCACGACTGGGTCACAGACATGCTCTCCCAGACCCCATCATCAACCGTTCAAGTTAACTCTTTCTTCTCCCATGGAATCTGTACTGCAAATCCTATCAACGTAGAGCACCTCCTTGTCACCAACTTCTCCAACTACGTCAAGGGCTCTCGCTTTCTCAACGTCCTCTATGAACTGCTTGGCCATGGGATCTTCAACGTTGATGGTCATCTCTGGACGTTGCAACGCAAGATTGCTAGCCATGAATTCAACACCAAATCTCTCAAACACTTTATATCAGATATGGTCAAATCTGAAATGGCCAACACCCTCTTGCCTAATCTTTCCAAGGCTTGTGATGAGAATTCAGTCTTTGATCTTGAGCAAGTGTTAGGAAAGTTCACTTTCAGTACCATTTGCAAAGTTGCATTTGGAATAGACCTTCAAACCATGCCATATTTGCCTTTTGCTAAAGCTTTTGATGATGCTGTAGAGAACTGCTTTTCAAGATTCTTGTCTCCCTTTCCACCAATTTGGAAGCTCAAAAGATTGTTCAATATTGGATCAGAGAAGCGATTCAAAGAAGACATTAAAACGATCAATGAGTTTGCTATGGAGATCATGAAGTCTAAGCAACAAGAAGAGAATAGCAGTGAAAGGGTAGCCAAGAATCAAGATTTGTTATCAAGATTTATGCTCCTGAGCTCCAATCTGGAATTTCAGGATCAAGAACACAAGACCAAGTTCTTGAGAGACATAATCATAAGCTTTGTACTCGCTGGCAAGGACACAACGTCAACGGCCTTGACATGGTTTTTCTGGTTAGTTGCCGGCAACCCTCGTTGCGCACACTTGATTTATCAAGAATTATCCGAAGTGGCATCTCCGCCGGATGCGGAGGCGGTACCTGAAGCGAGGACTTTTAGCTATGATGAGTTGAAGAAGCTTCATTATTTGCATGCAGCTCTATCAGAGTCCATGCGGTTGTTTCCACCCGTGGCCATCAATTCAAGATTAACGATAGATAATGATGTTTTGCCTGATGGGACCCGTGTGGGGAAAGGGTGGTTCGCTGACTATTCTGCTTATGCAATGGGTAGGATGGAGAGAGTGTGGGGCCAGGATTGTAGAGCGTTCAAGCCCGAGAGGTGGTTGGATATAGATAGAAAATATCAGCCGTGCGATCAATTTCGATTCCCTGTGTTTCATTGTGGGCCAAGGACATGTTTGGGGAAGGACTTGGCTTCCATACAGATGAAGGCAATAGCTGCGGCTGTGATGTACGAGTTCGAAATCGTGCCTGTTGATGGGGGTGCTAGCGCAGAGAAGATGATGAATCCACCTTATATTACAACGTTGCTTCTGAAAATGAAAGGGGGCTTCCCTATTCGGCTAAAGAGAAGAGACAGAGACGGCTATATataa